From the Drechmeria coniospora strain ARSEF 6962 chromosome 02, whole genome shotgun sequence genome, the window GAGCGCACCAAGCTGCCGCTCATCCCCtacgtcctcgacggagTCAACTGTCCGAGCCTCTTCAACGACCGCTTCTTCGTCAAGGACACTGTCGACCCCTACCATGTGAGCGAGCAGAAGGGCGGCTCCGtgcccgacgacgtcgtcgactccTTCTCCACCATCCTCGAGCAGGCCTTTGGTCCCTACAAGAAGAAGCTGGCGGAAAATTTTGACCAGGGCTTCACCGAGCTCATGGCTGTGGACGATTACAGCACCCGCGAGTACctccgtcgcggcggccCCGAGGGCAAGGAAAAGCGCTACAACTTCTTTGCCATCCAGTGGATGGAGACGCAGAACACATCGACGAACCTCTTCGACCAGTCCTTCTCCGAGAGTGTCATTGACTCCTTTGACTTTGACAATCCCATGGGGAACGTCAACTGGTTCTGCATCGAGGGCGGCACGACGGTGCTGACGGATTCCATGGTCCGCGGGCTCAGCACCAAGATCCAGACGGGCAAGAAGGTCGACAACATTTCCATCGATCGAAACTCCCGCCAGGACGGGAACATGTCGGTCCACTGTGTCGGCGAGGAAAAGCCCCGCGACGGCTACTCTACCGTCTTCAACACCACCTCCCTCGGCTGCCTCGGTCGCATGGATCTGCGCGGTCTTGAGCTGCATCCGACGCAGAAGGATGCGATCCGCAGCATGCACTATGACGACTCGGCCAAGATTGCCCTCAAGTTCCGCTACCCGTGGTGGATCGTCGACTGCGGCATCaccgatggcggcgtcgcctcGACGGACCTGCCGCTGAGGACCTGCGTCTATCCCTCGTACAATCtccacgacggcgccgacaagCCCGCCGTCTTGTTGGCCTCCTACACCTGGTCACAGGACGCCGCCCGCATGGGATCCCTCGTCGACAATTCGGAGAAGCCAccgtccgaggacgagctcgtcgaacTCGTGCTTCGTAACCTTGCCCGCCTCCACGCCGAGCACATGACGTACGGCCGCATCAAGGCCGCCTACCTCGGTGTCTACCACGCCTGGTCCTGGACCCACGACCCCCACACGGCCGGTGCCTTTGCCCTCTTCGGTCCCGGTCAGTTCAGCAACCTCTACACCTACCTGACGCGCCCGGCCGCCGACAGCAAGTTCcacatcgtcggcgaggcctcGAGCGCTCACCACGCCTGGATCGTCGGCGCTCTCGACAGCGCCTACATGGCCGTCTACCGCTTCCTCTACCGCTACCGCCTCTGGGATGCCATCGCGGCGCTGCGGAAGCGCTGGGGCGAGgtggaggagatggagacgGGCGAGAACGGCACGGTGCACCTGCAGGTCGCCCTCGGGCAACTGCGCAAACAGGATCACATCCAGGTCGGCGACTTGGTGTCCAGGATGCGACGGGCTTGAAAAAACCGTAGAACCACTCCTGAATGCTATCCGACTGTGTTATCGTGGACTCTGCTTGCTTTCGGCTAAGCACATCTAGTGGCATGGGTTGCGTCAGACGGAATCGGCAGGGAGGTGATGAAACGGAGCATCGGCAGGAAGAAGGCAAGAGTCTTTTGCGACATTGGGCAGAGAGAAATCAGAATCTCATCTTCTTTGCTCCTCTTGCACTAACTTGAAGATGGGATTTGCATGGTGTCACGTATGTAAATCCTGATGAGACACGCGACGATAACCCTTTATCCAACATCCAAAGTCGGACATTGCAAATGGTCGACGAGACTGCCAGCAAGGGGATATTTACCTTGCCTTTATCCACGAAATACATGCAAGGCAGTGCCACAGAAAGGTGGTGCGAGATTAATTTCCAAATTGTTTCGCCGGCAACGTACTGGACTTGACaatatatatacatatatatatatttagatgatatgtatgtatgtatgtatgtatgtatgtatgtatgtatgtatgtatgtatgtatgtatgtatttACGTACCTACACTGTGATATATATTACTTATGGATACTGGGAATATTCAACCGAAGATTCGTGACATCATCTACCCGTGATCCGCTTTTGTTTCAGCACACCACCCATGCATGGAAGCAACTCCTTTAGCACTGAAGCTCGGCACTCAGGGGCAAAttcctcgagctgctgccgACCCACACCTTCTTTGGATGCTTGGTAACGACCCAATCCTGGCTCACGACGTCCCAGTTGCTCAGGTCCCTACGCGTCAGCTTGGCGGAGAACTTGACCGATTCACCGGGATTAATGTTCTCGAGGCGCTCGAATCCGCGCAGAACCTTGACGGGTTCGTCGCGGCCGCCTAGGCTGACATATAGCTGCGGCACCTCATCCGTCGTGCGGTTGCCCGTGTTCTTGATGACGCACGTCACCGTGAACAGCACGTCCCAGAGCTGGCGGTTGCCACCGGAAGCGCCAGACGCCGGCAGCTTGGGCTGGGGgctgccgtccgtcgcctTGGGCGGCAGAAACTCGTCGGCCTTCTTGCCGTAGTGGCGGTCGGTGGAAGCCTCCTTGCCCGACTTGGTCGTGTTGAGCCAGGGGTAGATCCACTGGTAGAAGTAGCGGATGTTCTTGGGAAAGGCGTAGTCGCTCAGGTCGGTGCTGAAGTTGCCAaacgtcggtgccggcgcgGTCAGGCCGCCGGTGGGCTCGTACCGAGACGCGTGGTGCCTCTGCACCTTGAGCTGCGAGTACTGAAACGTCGACCATGACAGCCCATAGCCAAACTCGTACACGGGCGCACCGGCGTGCTCCTGGCTCGGTGCCATCTTGTCGAAGTAGCGGTAGTCGATGAAACTGCCCTCGGAAAATTCCTGCTGGGGcgcgtcgttgccgttgttGGGCTCGTACatgatgtcgacgccgtAGCTCTCGCGCGAGGGGCCCCAGGTAAAGGGAGAGCGTCCGGGGCTCGTCTTGCCGTACAGGATGTCCGTCAGCGAGTTGCCGGATTCCTGGCCGGGCATGCCTGCCCAGACAATGGCCGTGATGTTGGGGTTCTTGCGCATCTCGGTGAGCACGACAGGTCCGGCGGTGtgcaggacgacgatggtgttGGGGTTGAGCGAGGAAACGTTCCGGAtgaggtcgtcgccgttcTTCCAGAGAGTCAGGTTATTGCGGTCTCCGGcattgccgccgacggtgatgtACCCCTCGCCGCTGTTGGCGTTGGCGAAGACGATGGGCGTCACGTCGGGCTGGGTGACGAGCGCCTTGGTCTCGTCCCAGGCGTAGTTGGTGAGGACGCTCTCGTAGCGGGTGCCGTCCTCGATGGCCCGGCGCTGCAGCGCGCTGTCGGGGGTCACGAGGTAGGGGAAGTTGGAGGTGCCCGAGCCCCAGAGCATGGCGAGGGTGCCCTCGTTGCAGCCGCGATCGGGGCAGCTGTTGGGGCCCTTGGGGTTGGGtccggcatcctcgccgatgacggcgacaaaCTTTGGCCTGCCGAGGGGAAGGACGCCCGTGTTCTTCAGGATGACGGTGCCCTTGGCGGCGGACAGACGGATGTGATGGGCGTGGTCGGcgcggacgtcgacgagcttgttGACGTGGCCCCAGTTCTCCTTGGCCGTCTGGTCGTCCCAGCCGTAGGCATCACGGGTCCACGAGTGGAAGTTGGTGGGCACCTGGTTCTCGATGGTCTTGCCGGCCttgaagaaggcggccatgacgcgcatggccatgtcgtcgaggcgccAGGCGGGCACGgtgccgttgacgacggcgagggtcAGGTTCGCGCCCCAGTAGCTGACGCCCGAGTTGAAGAGGGTGTCGCCGGGCATGGTcatgtcgaggccggcgacggccgaggcggcgccggtgTGCTGGGCCTGCCAGTCGCTCATGACGAAGCCCTGGAAGCCCATCTCGGCCTTGAGGATGCCGTTGATGAGCTTGGAGTTTTGGCAGGCGTACGAGTTGTTGACCTGGTTGTACGAGCACATGAtggagccgaggccggccttgacggcgtcggcaaaggGCCAGGCGTAGAGCTCGTGCATGgtcttgtcgtcgacgttggACGACAGAGCCTCGGTCAGCTTGTTGTTCTCTCCGGCCTGCCTAAAGTGCTCTTCGGAGCCGTCAGCGTcaggctcggccgaggaggcttCCACAGGGGCGCGCTTCGCTCACCCTGCTCGTTGGCGATGAAGTGCTTGGCGCAGgcaacgacgccggcctcctGGATGCCGCGGGTCGTGCCGGCCAAGGCTTGACCCTGCAGGCAGGGATCGGAGCCGAAGCCTTCGGCGTTGCGACCGCCCTCGGGTGCACGTCCGATGGGTCCGGAGAcgggggcgaggaggacgtcgATGCCCTTGCCCctggcctcgtcgcccatgGCCTTGCCGCGGTCCCTCCAGAGATGCCTGCTCCAGGTGGCCCCCGAGGTGGCGCCGACGGGGAAGGCGCTGTTGTAGTCGGCGAGGCGCAGGCCGAGGGGACCGTCCTGCATGCAGAGGGACTTGAGCCCCAGCCTGGGCACGGAGCCGGCGTTGCCAACGCAGGGGCCGTTGACCCACCTAGGACTGTCAACgtctggcggcggcgtgtcGGTCGAAAAAGGCTCACCCGATGCCCGTCGTGATGTTGACCTTTTCGACGAGCGTCATCTGGGAGACgaaggccttggccttggcgtaGGCCTCCTgccagccgtcggcgtcgggatCCATCCACGGCGACGGATAGTGAGGAGGCGAGAAGGCGAGGGGTTGCGCATCGGGCTGCAGCGGACATTGGGCGTCAGCGACGGCGGTTCGGGGGGACGCCACGGCGGCAGACAAGAGAAGAAAGGGGAGCTTCATTGCGCAGAGCGCGTCATGGGGAGCCGTGGCCATGGGAGAATGGGCCGCGGCGGGCTCTGGGAGGTTGTGCAACGACGGGTTGTGCGACGGCGGATGGCCTGGCGGGATCTGCAAACGGCACAGTAGACACGGGCCGAGAAGCCGAAGGGTCGGAATGCTGGCGACGCGGGCTAGAGGTGGGACCGAGGCAGACGCTCTGATGAGGCAGCGTCGTTTGGTGTCGAtgtgacgaggacggaggaggaagtCGAAGCAAGGCGGGCCGAGAGAAGGAGATGAACGGACGGAGAGAGATGCGGGAGAGGGCGAGAGGATGGGAGACGCCATACCTTTTCCTCGGCGCCAACGTGGGCGGcatggacgagggcggccagCAGGGCCACGGCGAAGACGGACGACTTCATGACGATATCTCGACGCTCAACTTCTCaccgccgtctcgtcgaggggGGAAGTCGTGAAGGTTTTTCAGGAAGAAGGAAGAAGCCGGTCGGTCGATCGACGGGGCGAGGGAAGGAGCGGGCAGGACGCCGGTTGATATAGGACGAGCAGGGCACGGCAGGTTTGCGTGTAAGTGAGTCGTCGCGGCAAGTACAGGGTGAGGGTGGTGAGGgcaagtaccggtacctgAACCGGTTCCTGGCGCCCACGGGACGCAGGTACCTAGCATGGTGCGGCGCATGCACGgagcgctccgtactggcaCGAGCATGAcgaagcaagtacctgtacttgcaccagcGGCATGCGTACAGTGGTTGCATCGGCAGcagatgtacttgctccaGCAGCATATATACTTGCTCCAGCAGcatatgtacttgctccagCAGcatacgtacttgcaccagcGGCATGCGTACAGTGGTTGCATCGGCAGcatatgtacttgctccagcagcatatgtacttgctccagCGGcatatgtacttgctccagCGGcatatgtacttgctctgACAGCATACGGACTTGCTCCAGCAGcatatgtacttgctccagcagcatatgtacttgctccagCAACAtatgtactcgtaccagcagcatatgtacttgcaccagcagcatgtgtacttgcaccagcAGCGTGGTATTTTAGTTCCTTGTCCCCTGCAAGCACGGAGGATGGCGCACCCGGATACACGAGAGGATCGTCCATGTCAGTCAGATTTATACGCCGATACCCACTCgccacaagtacatgtacaagtacatgtacggagcacaagtacggagcacaagtacggagtacatgtacggagcacaagtatgtactgagtacacgtacttgcagagtacggagtacaaaaGTACAGCATCACAAGATGCCGGCTGGCGCACGTACT encodes:
- a CDS encoding putative l-amino acid oxidase protein; the protein is MSTNISSANIKSRWARRVTREKIAAEINALAQRDATPIPVAGFGPCTPHQLPRDSNYEGGALPAPSDGSRGQFRQEPPRKVCIVGAGVAGLYIAMILDDLKIPNLTYDILESNTRVGGRLYTHHFSQEPHDYYDIGAMRYPKIPSMNRTFDLFERTKLPLIPYVLDGVNCPSLFNDRFFVKDTVDPYHVSEQKGGSVPDDVVDSFSTILEQAFGPYKKKLAENFDQGFTELMAVDDYSTREYLRRGGPEGKEKRYNFFAIQWMETQNTSTNLFDQSFSESVIDSFDFDNPMGNVNWFCIEGGTTVLTDSMVRGLSTKIQTGKKVDNISIDRNSRQDGNMSVHCVGEEKPRDGYSTVFNTTSLGCLGRMDLRGLELHPTQKDAIRSMHYDDSAKIALKFRYPWWIVDCGITDGGVASTDLPLRTCVYPSYNLHDGADKPAVLLASYTWSQDAARMGSLVDNSEKPPSEDELVELVLRNLARLHAEHMTYGRIKAAYLGVYHAWSWTHDPHTAGAFALFGPGQFSNLYTYLTRPAADSKFHIVGEASSAHHAWIVGALDSAYMAVYRFLYRYRLWDAIAALRKRWGEVEEMETGENGTVHLQVALGQLRKQDHIQVGDLVSRMRRA
- a CDS encoding Glycoside hydrolase, superfamily translates to MKSSVFAVALLAALVHAAHVGAEEKIPPGHPPSHNPSLHNLPEPAAAHSPMATAPHDALCAMKLPFLLLSAAVASPRTAVADAQCPLQPDAQPLAFSPPHYPSPWMDPDADGWQEAYAKAKAFVSQMTLVEKVNITTGIGWVNGPCVGNAGSVPRLGLKSLCMQDGPLGLRLADYNSAFPVGATSGATWSRHLWRDRGKAMGDEARGKGIDVLLAPVSGPIGRAPEGGRNAEGFGSDPCLQGQALAGTTRGIQEAGVVACAKHFIANEQEHFRQAGENNKLTEALSSNVDDKTMHELYAWPFADAVKAGLGSIMCSYNQVNNSYACQNSKLINGILKAEMGFQGFVMSDWQAQHTGAASAVAGLDMTMPGDTLFNSGVSYWGANLTLAVVNGTVPAWRLDDMAMRVMAAFFKAGKTIENQVPTNFHSWTRDAYGWDDQTAKENWGHVNKLVDVRADHAHHIRLSAAKGTVILKNTGVLPLGRPKFVAVIGEDAGPNPKGPNSCPDRGCNEGTLAMLWGSGTSNFPYLVTPDSALQRRAIEDGTRYESVLTNYAWDETKALVTQPDVTPIVFANANSGEGYITVGGNAGDRNNLTLWKNGDDLIRNVSSLNPNTIVVLHTAGPVVLTEMRKNPNITAIVWAGMPGQESGNSLTDILYGKTSPGRSPFTWGPSRESYGVDIMYEPNNGNDAPQQEFSEGSFIDYRYFDKMAPSQEHAGAPVYEFGYGLSWSTFQYSQLKVQRHHASRYEPTGGLTAPAPTFGNFSTDLSDYAFPKNIRYFYQWIYPWLNTTKSGKEASTDRHYGKKADEFLPPKATDGSPQPKLPASGASGGNRQLWDVLFTVTCVIKNTGNRTTDEVPQLYVSLGGRDEPVKVLRGFERLENINPGESVKFSAKLTRRDLSNWDVVSQDWVVTKHPKKVWVGSSSRNLPLSAELQC